One Betta splendens chromosome 8, fBetSpl5.4, whole genome shotgun sequence DNA segment encodes these proteins:
- the LOC114860060 gene encoding somatostatin receptor type 2-like: protein MDSWIFPTSPLNLSESFIYDSFLPGNGSEPHGNYTNHSFTRTSTVVITCMYFLVCAVGLCGNALVIYVILRYAKMKTVTNIYILNLAVADVLFMLGLPFIAIQLALVHWPFGPVLCRVVMTVDSLNQFTSIFCLMVMSIDRYLAVVHPIRSTKWRRPRVAKSINLAVWGVSLMVNLPIVIYSGIITKHDMSFCTIVWPEPQEAYYTAFMFYTFILGFFLPLMVICLCYLFIIVKVKSSGIRVGSSKRKHSERKVTRMVSVVVAVFVLCWLPFYVFNVTSVTGSISTTPALRSTFAFVVVLGYANSCANPILYAFLSENFKKSFQNVLCLQRAGGPDEAERSDSRQDKSRAVSDPTETQSTLLNGDLQTSI, encoded by the coding sequence ATGGACTCCTGGATCTTCCCCACGTCCCCTCTGAACCTGTCGGAGAGCTTCATCTACGACAGCTTCCTGCCGGGCAACGGATCCGAGCCGCATGGGAATTACACCAACCACAGcttcaccagaaccagcaccgtGGTCATCACCTGCATGTACTTCCTGGTGTGCGCGGTGGGGCTGTGCGGCAACGCCCTGGTCATCTACGTCATCCTGCGCTACGCCAAGATGAAGACGGTCACCAACATCTACATCCTCAACCTGGCCGTGGCCGACGTGCTGTTCATGCTGGGCCTGCCGTTCATCGCCATCCAGCTGGCGCTGGTCCACTGGCCGTTCGGGCCGGTGCTGTGCCGCGTGGTGATGACCGTGGACTCGCTCAACCAGTTCACCTCCATCTTCTGCCTGATGGTGATGAGCATCGACCGCTACCTGGCCGTGGTGCACCCCATCAGGTCCACGAAGTGGCGCCGGCCCCGCGTGGCCAAGAGCATCAACCTGGCGGTGTGGGGCGTGTCCCTGATGGTCAACCTGCCCATCGTCATCTACAGCGGCATCATCACCAAGCACGACATGTCCTTCTGCACCATCGTGTGGCCCGAGCCCCAGGAGGCCTACTACACGGCCTTCATGTTCTACACCTTCATCCTGGGCTTCTTCCTGCCGCTCATGGTCATCTGCCTCTGCTACCTGTTCATCATCGTCAAGGTGAAGTCGTCCGGCATCCGCGTGGGCTCCTCCAAGAGGAAGCACTCCGAGCGCAAGGTGACGCGCATGGTGtcggtggtggtggcggtgttCGTCCTCTGCTGGCTGCCGTTCTACGTCTTCAACGTCACCTCGGTGACgggcagcatcagcaccacgcCCGCGCTGAGGAGCACCTTCGCCTTCGTGGTGGTGCTGGGCTACGCCAACAGCTGCGCCAACCCCATCCTCTACGCCTTCCTGTCGGAGAACTTCAAGAAGAGCTTCCAGAACGTGCTGTGCCTGCAGAGGGCGGGCGGCCCGGACGAGGCGGAGCGCAGCGACAGCCGGCAGGACAAGTCCCGCGCGGTGAGCGACCCGACGGAGACGCAGAGCACGCTGCTCAACGGCGACCTGCAGACCAGCATCTGA